In a genomic window of Epinephelus lanceolatus isolate andai-2023 chromosome 3, ASM4190304v1, whole genome shotgun sequence:
- the xpa gene encoding DNA repair protein complementing XP-A cells — translation MDLSESQEVDAAGPGPEQSPKPELSAAMRAKIERNRQRALMLRQARLASRPLSAIEGATSAKVSKTIDSGAGFFIEEEEDGQEEQRTRKVVHQPAPVIEPDYLVCDDCQKPFMDSYLSNSFDLHVCDKCRDNDEKHKLISRTEAKQQFLLKDCDLDKREPPLRFILKKNPHNPRWGDMKLYLKVQVEKRSMEVWGSEEALEEAKETREENREVQKQKRFNKKVKELRRAVRSSMWTKDTSVHQHQYGPEEVVDPEEDLYKKTCTTCGHELTYEKM, via the exons ATGGATCTGTCAGAGTCTCAGGAAGTGGACGCTGCCGGTCCCGGACCTGAGCAGAGTCCTAAACCCGAGCTGTCTGCAGCGATGCGGGCTAAAATCGAGCGGAACCGGCAGCGAGCGTTGATGCTCCGACAAGCCCGACTAGCGAGCCGCCCTTTGTCCGCTATCGAGGGCGCAACTTCGGCCAAAGTCTCCAAGACCATCGACTCCGGTGCCGGGTTCTTCatcgaggaggaggaggacggacAGGAAGAGCAGAGGACCAGGAAAGTTGTGCATcagccag CTCCAGTGATTGAGCCAGACTACCTGGTGTGTGATGACTGTCAGAAACCTTTTATGGACTCGTACCTCAGCAACAgctttgacctgcatgtctGTGACAAGTGCag aGACAATGACGAGAAGCATAAGCTGATCTCCAGAACTGAGGCCAAGCAGCAGTTCCTGCTGAAGGACTGTGACCTGGACAAGAGAGAGCCTCCGCTCAGGTTTATACTGAAGAAAAACCCCCATAACCCTCGCTGGGGGGACATGAAGCTCTACCTCAAAGTACAG GTGGAGAAGAGAAGTATGGAGGTGTGGGGTTCAGAGGAGGCTCTGGAAGAGGCCAAAGAGACAAGGGAAGAGAACAGAGAGGTGCAGAAACAAAAACGCTTCAACAAGAAGGTCAAAG agctaCGCAGGGCGGTGAGGAGCAGCATGTGGACCAAAGACACCAGCGTTCACCAGCATCAGTACGGACCAGAGGAGGTGGTGGATCCAGAGGAGGACCTCTACAAGAAAACCTGCACCACCTGCGGACATGAACTCACATACGAGaagatgtag